In Desulfomonilia bacterium, a single window of DNA contains:
- a CDS encoding glycogen/starch/alpha-glucan phosphorylase: MENELFQKNNDRKDSVRFGLGLEDLRQAFEDQLLCMQGRLTTLKITRNDAFMAFAYIVRDRMIMRESESMVAGFQKAAKVVAYFSAEFLVGPQLGNNLINLGIFDEVLNALKAQGYSLNYILGQEHEPGLGNGGLGRLASCYLDSLATLEVPAIGYGIRYEFGIFDQVIQDGWQHEVTDKWLQDGNPWEIPRPELAVNVKISGHTESYTDESGRYRVNWIPHHEVRGVAYDMWIPGYRVPNCSLMRLWKAEAAESFDFQAFNHGDYYKAVEDKIYSENITKVLYPNDENFSGRQLRLAQQYFFVTCSLQDMLRTLSDMERSPREFHKIWAVQLNDTHPSIAVAELMRLLVDEHDLDWDDAWEITVNTFSYTNHTLMPEALEKWDFELFNHILPRHMEIIYEINRRFLEEVRRLFPGDEEKVRRLSIIDETGGRHVRMANLACIGSHKINGVAKLHSELVKNELLKDFHDMWPHKFLNITNGVTPRRWMLLSNPAMSCLIKETIGETWVTKPEELRKLEPQAKDKSFCDKWRKIKYDNKCGLAKLIKNKTGIIVDPSSMFDCQVKRIHEYKRQHLNVLNIITQYNRLRHNPGIETTPRTFIFGGKAAPGYHMAKLIIKFINSVGDVVNNDPVSKDILKVVFFPDFGVKSGQRIYPAAELSEQISTAGLEASGTGNMKFSFNGALTIGTLDGANIEIRQEVGEDNFFLFGNTAEEVKKLKDAAYNPRDWYESNSELREAIDLISSGYFSGGDRELFKPLVDNLLNYDPFMLFADYQSYIDCQNRVSSAYRDKEHWTEMSVLNVARMGKFSSDRSIREYCENIWGIKTPK, encoded by the coding sequence ATGGAAAATGAACTCTTTCAGAAAAATAATGACAGGAAGGATTCCGTAAGGTTCGGACTCGGGCTTGAAGATTTAAGACAGGCGTTTGAAGACCAGCTGCTCTGCATGCAGGGCAGGCTTACGACACTCAAGATCACCAGGAACGATGCCTTCATGGCCTTTGCCTACATCGTGCGCGACAGGATGATCATGCGTGAATCCGAAAGCATGGTTGCCGGATTTCAAAAGGCGGCCAAGGTGGTGGCTTATTTTTCCGCAGAGTTTCTGGTAGGCCCCCAGCTCGGCAACAACCTTATCAATCTCGGAATATTCGATGAAGTATTGAATGCGCTCAAGGCGCAGGGATACAGCCTCAATTATATACTGGGTCAGGAGCATGAACCAGGCCTCGGGAATGGAGGTTTGGGCAGGCTTGCATCATGCTACCTCGACTCGCTGGCAACCCTTGAGGTCCCGGCGATTGGCTACGGCATCAGATATGAGTTCGGAATATTCGATCAGGTAATTCAGGACGGCTGGCAGCATGAGGTGACCGACAAGTGGCTGCAGGACGGCAACCCCTGGGAAATCCCAAGACCGGAACTGGCGGTCAACGTCAAGATAAGCGGGCATACCGAGTCTTATACCGATGAATCGGGCCGCTACAGGGTGAACTGGATTCCTCACCATGAAGTGCGCGGCGTTGCATATGACATGTGGATACCCGGATACCGTGTCCCAAACTGCAGCCTGATGCGGCTATGGAAAGCAGAGGCCGCCGAATCTTTCGATTTTCAGGCATTCAACCACGGCGATTATTACAAGGCCGTGGAAGACAAGATATATTCGGAAAACATCACCAAGGTTCTTTACCCAAACGACGAGAACTTCTCGGGCAGGCAATTAAGGCTCGCCCAGCAGTATTTCTTTGTGACATGTTCGCTCCAGGATATGCTCAGGACATTGTCCGACATGGAAAGATCCCCCCGGGAATTCCACAAGATCTGGGCTGTGCAGCTTAACGACACGCACCCCTCGATCGCAGTGGCCGAGTTGATGAGGCTTCTTGTTGACGAACACGACCTCGACTGGGACGATGCCTGGGAGATAACCGTCAACACATTCTCCTACACAAACCATACCCTCATGCCCGAAGCGCTTGAAAAGTGGGACTTCGAGCTGTTCAACCATATCCTCCCGCGTCACATGGAGATAATATACGAAATAAACCGCCGGTTCCTCGAAGAAGTAAGACGGCTGTTCCCCGGCGATGAGGAAAAGGTGAGAAGGCTCTCGATAATAGACGAGACCGGAGGCCGCCATGTAAGGATGGCCAATCTCGCATGCATAGGAAGCCACAAGATAAACGGTGTTGCGAAGCTTCATTCCGAGCTCGTCAAAAATGAGCTTCTGAAAGACTTTCATGATATGTGGCCTCATAAATTCCTCAACATAACAAACGGAGTCACTCCAAGAAGATGGATGCTTCTGAGCAACCCGGCCATGAGCTGCCTTATAAAAGAGACCATAGGTGAGACATGGGTGACAAAACCCGAAGAGCTCAGAAAGCTTGAACCACAAGCCAAGGACAAATCCTTTTGCGATAAATGGCGGAAAATCAAGTATGACAACAAATGCGGCCTGGCAAAACTCATAAAGAACAAGACCGGCATCATTGTGGATCCTTCATCCATGTTCGACTGCCAGGTAAAGCGCATACATGAATACAAGAGACAGCACTTGAACGTTCTGAACATAATAACACAATACAACAGGCTCAGGCACAATCCCGGCATTGAAACAACGCCACGCACATTCATATTCGGTGGCAAGGCCGCGCCCGGCTATCATATGGCCAAGCTCATCATCAAATTCATCAATTCTGTGGGTGATGTCGTGAACAACGACCCTGTTTCGAAAGATATCTTGAAGGTCGTCTTCTTCCCCGATTTCGGGGTCAAATCCGGACAGAGGATATATCCCGCTGCTGAGCTTTCAGAACAGATTTCGACGGCAGGACTCGAGGCCTCGGGCACAGGCAACATGAAATTTTCCTTTAACGGCGCCCTTACAATCGGCACTCTCGACGGGGCGAATATAGAGATCAGGCAGGAGGTTGGCGAAGACAACTTCTTCCTCTTCGGCAATACGGCCGAAGAGGTGAAGAAACTAAAGGACGCGGCATATAATCCTCGCGACTGGTATGAATCAAACTCAGAACTCAGAGAGGCAATCGACCTTATAAGCTCCGGATATTTTTCAGGGGGAGACAGGGAGCTTTTCAAACCGCTTGTCGATAACCTGCTGAATTACGACCCGTTCATGCTTTTTGCCGACTACCAGTCATACATCGACTGTCAGAACAGGGTATCATCAGCCTACAGGGACAAAGAACACTGGACGGAAATGTCGGTCCTGAACGTTGCCAGAATGGGCAAATTTTCTTCAGACCGTTCCATCAGGGAATATTGCGAGAATATATGGGGCATAAAAACACCGAAATGA
- a CDS encoding PmeII family type II restriction endonuclease translates to MGKITIFEITSYIENNIKGFHDRRIDNLLKLKLNKIIARKNPYLFKARNINIAEELVKTLLDAHLSSQEEGIFGDFLEGLAIFVCSKVYGGKKSSATGIDLEFENKDKRYIISIKSGPNWGNSRQIAKMKDDFKRTKQTLRTSNSNIITIAINGCCYGQDNKPDKGDYYKLCGQRFWEFISGNEFLYTDIIEPLGHKAKQRNDEFNKEYAKVINRFTVEFSKDYCSSDGAILWEKLVKYNSGKKNV, encoded by the coding sequence ATGGGTAAGATTACTATTTTTGAGATCACGAGCTATATAGAAAATAACATTAAAGGTTTTCACGACAGAAGAATTGATAATCTTTTAAAACTGAAATTAAACAAGATAATCGCAAGAAAAAATCCATATTTATTTAAAGCAAGAAACATAAATATTGCCGAGGAACTTGTTAAAACACTTCTAGATGCACATCTCTCATCTCAGGAAGAAGGTATTTTTGGAGACTTTCTTGAAGGTCTTGCTATTTTTGTATGTAGCAAGGTTTATGGAGGGAAAAAATCATCAGCTACTGGTATTGATCTAGAATTCGAGAATAAAGATAAAAGATATATTATTTCAATTAAATCTGGTCCTAATTGGGGAAACAGCCGTCAGATTGCAAAAATGAAAGATGACTTTAAACGGACTAAACAAACATTAAGGACAAGCAATTCTAATATTATTACCATCGCTATCAATGGGTGCTGTTACGGTCAAGATAATAAACCCGATAAAGGTGACTATTACAAGTTATGTGGGCAGAGATTTTGGGAATTTATTTCTGGGAACGAATTCCTCTATACGGATATAATTGAACCATTAGGACATAAAGCGAAACAAAGGAATGATGAATTTAATAAAGAATATGCGAAAGTGATTAACAGGTTTACCGTTGAATTTTCAAAAGACTATTGCAGTTCTGATGGTGCTATACTTTGGGAAAAACTGGTTAAATATAATTCAGGCAAAAAAAACGTTTAA
- a CDS encoding site-specific DNA-methyltransferase, whose translation MENVECLIKHGDCLDILKDFPDNSFDMIITSPPYADCREKTYGGISPDKYVEWFSPRSSEFFRVLKPSGTFILNIKEKVVNGERHTYVIELILEMRRQGWLWTEEFVWHKKNCHPGKWPNRFRDAWERCLQFNKTKQFKMYQDAVMVPIGDWAKSRLKNLGKNDIIRFNSQVKSGFGKNISNWVGREMAYPSNVLHLATETGNRNHSAAFPKALPEWFIKLFSREGDWILDPFMGSGTTLEVAKSLGRNSLGIDILEEYITLVKENICEKQLLLSEVIL comes from the coding sequence ATGGAAAATGTTGAATGCCTTATAAAACATGGTGACTGTCTTGATATCCTGAAAGACTTTCCCGACAATTCCTTTGATATGATAATAACTTCTCCCCCTTATGCTGATTGTAGGGAAAAAACATACGGAGGTATTTCTCCAGACAAATATGTTGAATGGTTTTCTCCGCGAAGCTCTGAATTTTTTAGAGTACTGAAACCATCAGGAACTTTTATTCTTAATATTAAAGAAAAAGTTGTTAATGGAGAAAGGCATACATATGTAATTGAACTTATCCTTGAAATGCGTAGACAAGGTTGGCTATGGACAGAAGAATTTGTCTGGCATAAAAAAAACTGCCACCCAGGTAAATGGCCGAATAGATTCAGAGATGCATGGGAGAGATGCCTTCAATTCAATAAGACAAAACAATTCAAAATGTATCAGGATGCCGTAATGGTTCCAATAGGTGACTGGGCAAAATCAAGACTTAAAAACTTAGGCAAAAATGATATTATAAGATTCAATTCACAGGTTAAAAGCGGTTTCGGTAAAAATATTTCTAACTGGGTTGGTCGAGAAATGGCATATCCATCAAATGTACTGCACCTTGCCACTGAAACAGGAAATAGAAATCACAGCGCTGCATTCCCAAAAGCTTTACCTGAATGGTTCATTAAGCTTTTTTCAAGAGAAGGAGACTGGATTCTCGATCCATTTATGGGAAGTGGTACAACTTTGGAAGTGGCTAAATCTCTGGGCAGAAACTCATTGGGAATTGATATCCTCGAAGAATATATTACCTTGGTCAAAGAGAATATTTGTGAAAAACAGTTACTTTTATCTGAGGTTATTCTTTAA